AGCATCCCGGCGCCTTTTGGCATTAGCTCGTCCGGACTGTGAACTCATTTATGTGGGGAAATCTCCGGACCGCCATACTTTAAAACAGGATGAAATTAACCAGGTTCTTGTGGATAAGGGTCTCGAAGGTAAAATTGTTACCCGCCTTAAAGGGGGAGATCCCTTTGTGTTTGGCCGAGGCGGAGAGGAAGCGGAAGCTTTACTCAAGGCCGGAATTCAATTTGAAGTGGTGCCGGGTATTACTTCGGCTATTTCAGTACCTGCTTATGCAGGGATCCCTGTAACTCACAGAGATCTAACCTCTTCCTTTGCTGTTATTACAGGCCATGAAGATCCTACTAAGAACGAAACGAGTATTCATTGGGATCACTTGGCTCAATCACATGGAACACTAGTGTTCCTCATGGGTATGGAGAATCTGCCGCTGATCGCCCAGAAACTTGTTGAAAACGGTAAGAAGCCCACAACTCCCGTTGGCATTATTCAATGGGGGACCCGGCCGGAACAGCGGACACTGGTGGGCCAGCTGGATACCATTTCCGAAGACGTTAAAAAGGAAGGATTTACAAATCCTTCGATTATTATTGTCGGTGAGGTTGTCTCCCTGAGAGAAAAACTTCAATGGTTTGAGAAGAAACCTTTATTTGGTCAAAGAATCGTGGTTACACGTGCTCGTCATCAAGCCAGTGTATTAACTCAAGAAATAGAAGCCTTAGGCGGTGAAGCTTGGGAATTCCCGGCAATCGACATAGCCCCGCCTACGGATAAATCATATTTAATAAAAGCTATGAATAATCTTAGACAGTTCCAATGGCTTATCTTTACGAGCGTCAACGGGGTGGAAGGATTTTTTGAAGAATTAAGGATTCAAGATCGAGACGTTCGTGATTTAGCAGGTCTGGAAGTAGTTGCTATAGGTCCGGCCACCAAAGCTGCTCTTGAAAAAAGAGGACTTCGTGCTGCCTATGTTCCGGAAGAGTACCGGGCAGAGAATATTGTCGAGGGTCTTAAGGGGCGGGTTTCTGCCGGTCAAAAGGTGCTGTTGGCCCGGGCTGAAGAGGCTAGGGATGTTTTGCCGGCATCGCTCAAGGCTATGGGGGCAGAGGTCTGGGATGTTCCGGTCTATAAGACCGTGCTGGGAGACGCAAACCGCGAAGAATTACAGAGAATGCTTCGCGACAAGGAGATTCATAAAGTTACATTTACAAGCTCATCAACTGTGCGCAATTTTCTGGAGTTGTTGCATGGAGATATTTCCCTATTGAGCGAGGTTGATCTTTATTCCATAGGGCCAATAACCAGCGGCACTGCCCGGAAACTTGGTTTGACAATTTATAAAGAAGCAAAGGAATATACAATTCCTGGACTAGTCGAAGCCTTAATGGAGGGGTGAAAGTATGATTAGTGTCACAAAGCTCTTGTTCGATACAGAATACTTCGGAGACTCTCTGCGTTACAGCAAACATTCCCTGGGATCCCAGAACGGAACAACAGTCAATTCCGGGCCGGTGGTCGTATGGAATTCGACTCGTACCTGCAATTTAAAATGTGCCCATTGCTATATGGAATCCGATGCCCAGAAATATCAGGATGAAATGACAACGGAAGAAGCTAAGCGCTTTATTGATGATTTGGCGGATTTCCGAGTTCCGGTCCTGCTTTTTTCCGGCGGTGAGCCTTTAATACGTCCTGACTTTTTTGAACTGGCAGAATACGCCTCTGCCAAGGGCATCCGGGCAACTCTTTCTACGAATGGTACCCTGATAACCCCTGAAGCCGCTAAGCGTATTAAAGAAATCGGAGTGGGCTATGTGGGTATCTCCCTGGACGGGCTCCGGGATGTTAATGATAAGTTTAGAGGTAAAGAGGGCGCTTTTCAGGCCGCTATGGAAGGAATTCAAAATTGTGTGGCCGTTAACCAGCGAGTTGGGCTTCGCTTTACCATTAATCAGCACAACTATCAAGAATTAGATAAGATCTTTGATTTTATTGAAGCAGAAAATATCGACCGGGTATGTTTTTATCATCTGGTTTACTCGGGGCGGGGCAGCCAGATGATTGCTGAGGACGTGACACCGGAAGAATCCCGCAAAGCTTTGGACACGATTATCCGAAGGACACGTGATTTTGAAGAGCGGGGCTTGAAAAAAGAAATCCTGACGGTGGATAACCACTGTGATGGAGTCTACATGTATCTTCAAGCCTTAAAGGACGACCCGGCACGGGCGGAACGAATCAAGAATCTGATCGGATTTAATGGCGGGAACCGTTCCGGGATTGCCTTTGGTGAAGTCGATCCCTTGGGGAACGTCCATCCTGACCAATTTACTCAGCATATCACCTTTGGTAATGTCCGAGAACGAAAATTCGGAGACATTTGGACAGATCTGACCCACCCCATTTTGGCAGGGCTCAAAGACCGCAAAGGGCTGCTTAAGGGACGATGTGCATCATGCAGTCATCTAAGCATGTGCAACGGAAATTTCAGGACTCGTGCGGAAGCCGTAACGGGGGATTTCTGGGAGTCTGATCCTGCCTGTTATTTAACGGACGATGAAATTAATTAATGGAGGTTCTTGAGATGGAACTGAAGAGGCGCCCCCGGCGTTTACGGGCCAATGAAACCATTCGCAGCATGGTTCGGGAAAACCACATCCGAATTGAGAACTTAATCTACCCCATGTTTGTAATGCCGGGAGAAAAACAAAAAGTAGAAGTTTCTTCTATGCCCGGAGTCTATAATTTTTCACTGGATGAATTTATCATAGCCCTTAAGGAGGTTGTGGAACTGGGAGTCCCTGCTATTCTGCTCTTCGGGATTCCGGAAAGCAAGGATAGTGTTGGTTCCGGCGCCTACCATGAGCATGGGATAGTGCAGCAAGCTGTTCGCTTGGCGAAACAGCATTATCCGGATCTCTATGTCGTCACGGACGTCTGCTTGTGTGAGTATACGGATCATGGGCATTGCGGGCTGATAGAGAATGGGCAAATTCTCAACGATCCAACTCTTAAGCTCCTGGCCAATACGGCTCTTTCCCATGCCCAAGCTGGTGCCGATATGGTTGCTCCCTCCGATATGATGGATGGGCGAGTTGCCGCCATTCGCGAAACTCTCGATAAGGAAGGATTTTCACATATTCCCATCATGGCTTACTCAGCCAAATTTGCTTCCGGATTTTATGGACCTTTTCGGGAAGCTGCCGGATCAACGCCCCAGTTCGGAGATCGGAAAACCTATCAGATGGACCCCGCCAACGGCGATGAGGCAATGTTGGAAACAGAATTGGACATTGAAGAGGGCGCCGACATGATTATTGTTAAGCCGGCTTTGTCCTATGGTGATATTATTTATCGGACTAAACAAAAATACGGGATTCCCTTAGCAGCCTATAATGTCAGCGGAGAATACGCAATGGTTAAAGCAGCTGCAGAGAAGGGCTGGATTGATGAGAAACGAATCGTTATGGAGGCTCTGCTGAGTATGAAAAGGGCAGGTGCGGATTTGCTGATTACCTATCACGCTTTGGATGTAGCACGTTGGCTTAGAGAGGAGATTTAAGCATGATCGTTTCCTGGAATACTACGAATGACTGTAATATGTTTTGTGATCATTGCTACCGTGATGCAGGGTGTAAAGCCGAGGAAGAACTCAGTACATCTGAAGCAAAAACTTTACTAGAGCAAATTGCTAAAGCCGGTTTCAAAATCATGATTTTCAGCGGCGGAGAACCCTTGATGAGACCAGATATTGTGGAACTGGTGGCTCATGCCACTTCCCTTGGGCTGCGGCCGGTTTTCGGGACCAATGGGACCCTTATTACCTTAGATTTAGCTCGGCAGCTAAAAGAGGCTGGAGCAATGGGAATGGGTATATCTCTTGACTCCTTGGACAAGGAGAAGCATGATAAGTTTCGAAAATTCCCAGGTGCGTGGGATGGGGCCGTTCAAGGAATGAAAAATTGCCGGGAAGTGGGACTGCCTTTTCAAATTCACACTACGATTATGGATTGGAATGCCCACGAAGTAGAAGCTATTACGGATTTTGCCGTGGAAATGGGGGCAGTGGCCCATCACTTCTTCTTCCTCGTGCCGACAGGACGGGCAGTTTCCATTGAGGAGGAATCCTTGCGGGCTGAGGCCTATGAAGACATTTTGACCCGAATTATGAAAAAACAGCAAACTGTTGATATAGAATTAAAACCTACTTGTGCTCCTCAATTTATGCGCATCGCCAAGGAAATGGGCGTTAATATGAGATTTAGCAGGGGATGTTTGGCTGGGACGTCGTATTGTATTATCGGTCCCAAAGGTCAAGTTCAGCCTTGTGCATACTTAAATATCCCGCTGGGGGATGTTCGGGAGACCCCCTTTGATGAAATCTGGCGAAATAATGAAGTGTTAGAGACACTGCGTACCCTGGATTATAAAGGGGGCTGCGGGTCATGTCAGTATAAACGTGTCTGCGGCGGCTGTCGTGCTCGAGCTGCCTATTATAACGAAGGGGATTATATGGCTGAGGAACCTTGGTGCCTATATCATGGAAGGAAGGGGGTTTAGTATGGATGCTAAGGAACGGACCTTACTAAATGCCATTCAAAACAATTTTCCAATAGCTGTCCATCCGTATTGGCTCCTTGGCGAAATGGCGGGAATAACTGAGGACGATGCTTTTCGACGGATTCAGAAACTTAGACAGGAAGGCATCATTCGCCGCTTAGGGGGAGTTTTTGATTCCCGTCGTTTAGGGTATTACAGCACTTTATGCGCAGGAAAAGTTCCCGAAGATAAAATCTCACTTCTTGCTCATCTCCTCGAGAAAATTCCGGGGGTGACTCATAATTATATTCGTGATCACTCCTATAATGTCTGGTTCACGCTGATTGCCCGCTCATATTCTGCTGCTGAACATATCCTTCAAACTATTCGGAAAGAAACTGGACTCACGGACATCTTTACCCTGCCGGCATCCCGGGTCTTTAAAATCAACGTCAATTTTGATTTTGATCCAGCCATTGATGAGGTTGATCAAGAAGAAACCATCAACAGCGGCAAACAGGGAAGGATTGGTGAGCATAAAGAAGAAGTTTCTCCCTATAAGTTAAGTAGTGAGGAGATAGAGCTAATTCGAATTATTCAGGGTAATCTGCCGGATTCCCCCACGCCCTTTACAGTCCTTGCCGATCAACTGCAATGGCCCGTTGACAAAGTGATAGCCCTGGCCAACCATTTGCTGGAAGTGAAGATCATTCGTCGTTTCGGGGCCGTTCTTCGCCATCAAAAGGCAGGTTTTGTTGCCAATGTCATGGGAGTTTGGCAAGTTGATCCTGATCAAGCTGACAAGGTGGGGCAAATTATGGCGAAATTTAAAGAAGTCAGTCATTGTTACCAGAGACCCACATTGCCGGATTGGCCTTATAACCTTTTTACCATGATTCATGGACGTACTTCTGAGGATTGCGAAGAAATCATGAAGAAAATTTCTCTTACTACGGGAGTAAAGACTTATGCCATGCTCTCCAGCATTGTTGAATTAAAAAAGAGCAGTATGCAATATTTTCTTGAAGAAGAGGTTTATTAGAAAGGGGGCATACGTTTTGACATTTCGTGATGAAAAAAGTTGTCAAGCCTTTGCCAAAGCTCAAATAATCATTCCCGGAGGAGTCAATTCTCCCGTGCGGGCTTTTAAATCCGTTGGCCGGGAGCCTGTTTTTATCGAGCGGGGTGAAGGCGCTTATATTTGGGATATCGATGGCAATCGATACATAGACTATGTAGGGTCATGGGGACCTCTAATTGTTGGACATGCTCATCCGGAGGTTGTTGAAGTTATCAAACGGGTTGCGGAACGGGGAACAAGCTATGGAGCACCTACGGAAGTTGAAACTGTCCTCGCTGAAGAAGTCTTGAAAGCTTATCCTTCCATGGAGATGATACGCATGGTTAATTCCGGTACGGAAGCGACCATGAGTGCCTTGCGTTTAGCACGAGGGGCTACCGGCAGATCTAAGATAGTTAAATTTGAAGGATGTTACCATGGCCATGCGGACCAGCTATTAATTAAGGCCGGCAGCGGGGCTCTCACCTTTGGGGTGCCCAGTTCTCCGGGAGTACCAACCCAGACGGCTACGACAACTATTTCGGCTAGGTTTAATGACCTGCAAGGGCTGGCAGAGATTTTCCAAAGTGAAGGGGAAGATATTGCCTGTGTCATATTAGAACCCGTTGCGGGAAATATGGGTGTGGTATTGCCGGATGTTGAATTTCTAAAAGGAGTTCGGAGACTGACAGAAGAGTATGGAGCGCTGCTGATTTTTGATGAGGTCATGACCGGTTTCAGAGTAAGTTACGGAGGAGCCCAGGCTCATTTTGGAATTGATCCGGATCTGACCTGTTTGGGAAAAGTGATCGGTGGGGGACTCCCCGTAGGCGCTTACGGCGGCAAGCGGAAGTACATGTCCCAAATATCCCCAAGCGGTCCTATCTATCAGGCAGGAACTCTTTCAGGGAATCCTTTGGCTATGAACGCCGGTTTAGCTACCTTAAAGCTGCTACAGCGGCCGGGAACCTATCAGGAACTCCAAGCCAAGACCCTTCGTCTTTCCGAAGGCTTGAAACAGTTAGCTCAGGAAGCTGGTCTACCCATTTGGGTAAATGCTATTGGGGCTATGTTTTCGGCATTTTTTACAGCTGAACCGGTTAAGGATTATGCTAGTGCCTGTACCTCGGATGTTGAAGGATTTGCTAAGTTCTTCCGGGGAATGTTAGAGCGGGGCATCTATTTAGCACCCAGTCAATTTGAAGCGGTCTTTTTATCCACCGCCCATACAGAAGCGGACATTGATCAAACCTTGGAGCAAGCTCGAAGTGTCTTAAAAACTCTCTGATAATTGATATCAAAAGAGGTGTCTGAATGAAACCCAAACGCATCTTGAGAGCTCTGATCACGGTTGTTTTGCTGGCAGCTTTGGTCGCGGTGCTCTATTTCTCTCGAAACTCCGATCCAACCAACCCCCATGCTTCCATACCGGAAGAAACTTGGATTCATGGACCAAAAGGGCATGGTTATGCGGTCATGAACAATCAGCAGCCGTGGAAACAGTGTTACCCTTGTCATGAAAAGCAAGGATTGGGCGGAGAAGAGTACTGTCAGAGCTGTCATGATCAATCAGGGGTTAATGTGGCGATACCCCAAAAACCTTCACAATAAAACACTTTTTTGTCTCAGTTAAAAATTGCACAAAATACGCTTTGATCGGTTTTCAAAAGCTGTTCAAGGCGTATTTTCTCACTGTTAGGGCTTTTAACCTAATTACGCATATTCCTTTTATTCTAATTGGGCATAATTGCAGGTATGATAAGCGGCGAACTCCATAAAAATATAAAGAAATTGTTCTGTGGGAGATGGATTTGCTTGATTAGAACCTTTGGCTTAAAAAAGGACTTGGAAGCTGTTGTTAACTTTGATTTGGATAGCTTAATCAATCATGATCTTCTATGGTTTTGGGCGGATTTTGATCATCCCAGTGAGTCTGAGATCGATTTGCTGCGCCGCTGCTTCAATTTCCACCCCTTGTCCATTGAAGACAGTATTTATTCCCTGAACAAACCAAAATTAGACTACTACGAAGAGTATAATTTTTTTATTCTTAATGCATTACAAAGTGATACCCTTGCCCCCAAAGAGATATCCTTATATGTCAGCCCAAATTATATCATATCCTTCCATATGGAAAGCCTGACTGAAATCAATGAAGCTTGGGATAGAGTCACCAGGGAACGAAGCAATTGGGACAAAGGGCCGCCCTTTGTGGCTTATCAGATATTTGATAAGATTGTCGATCAGTTTTTTCCTGCAGTTTACGAGATCGAAGACAAATTAGATGAAATCGACTCAAATCCAGATAATAAATCCATTCATCAAATTTTAGATGTCATCTTTCAACTTAGAGGAGATATCCTCAAACTACGCAGAATTATTGCTTCCATGAGAGATTTAGTGTATCGAATTTTAAACTCCGAGCGGCTCCACAGCTTTAAAGAACATAAACTTTATTTTTCGGATATCCACGATCATTTATTAAAACTCTCAGAGATGCTTGACTCAAGCAGGGAAATAACCTCTGACCTGAGAGATAGCTATTTATCTATGAATTCCAACTGGATGAATACTAATATGATGGTTTTGACGGTGATCACTACCATTTTCATCCCGTTAAATTTAGTCGCAGGAATTTATGGTATGAACTTTAAACACATGCCAGAATTGAATTGGAAATATGGTTATTTTATAGTCTTGGGTGTGATGATTTGTATAGGAATCTCCATGTTCTTGTGGTTTAAACGCAAAGGCTGGTTCAACTCATAGAATAATAATGTAGGGACGAAAGAAAGGTGAATGTCATGAAGTTTAAAGACTTCCAGTATCAGCGGCCGGATCTGTCCGAGGTGGAAAGTCAGTTTAACCGGTTGCTGAGTAAATTTGATCAAGCCGATGACGTTGAAGAACAAACGAAAGTATTGGTAGAGATCAACGAATTAAGAAGTAAGTTTGAGTCTATGGAGCAAATTGTCCATATACGACATACTGTGGATACTACGGATCCTTTCTATGAAAAGGAACAAACCTTTTTTGACGAAGGAACTCCAATCTATCAGGGTCTGATCTCACGATATTATCATTCCTTGGTTAACTCCCGGTTCAGACAGGCTTTAGAAGAAAAGTGGGGGAAGCAGCTTTTTGTCAAAGCAGATTTAACCCTAAAGACCTTCACTAACGAAATTATTGAGGATTTGCAGCTGGAAAATAAACTATCCAGTGATTATACCAAACTTCTTGCTTCTGCCAAGATACTTTTTGGAGGGGAAGAGAGAAATCTTCCTGGTCTGGTGCCCTTTCAGATGTCGAGGGATCGTGGAATACGCAAGCGGGCCAATGAAGCCAAATACACTTATTTTAAAGCCAATGAAGGGATGCTGGACGACATATATGACCGTCTGGTTAAGGTCAGGACGCAGATGGCTGAGAAATTAGGCTATGCCGACTTTATTGAACTTGGCTATGCCCGCATGCTTCGTTCCGATTATTCCCCGGAAATGGTGGCAAATTTTCGAAAGCAGGTTAAAGATTTTATTGTGCCTCTTGCCAGTAAACTGCGGGAACGGCAAAGAAAACGTTTAGGTTTAAAGACACTGGCGTATTATGATGAGAAATTGAGTTTTCTGACCGGAAATGCCGTACCCCATGGGGATGCAGAGTGGATAGTGGCTAATGGAGGACAAATGTACCGTGAACTGTCCCCTGAGACAGGGGAATTCTTTCAGTATATGACGGACCATGAGTTAATGGATTTGGTCAGTAAAAAAGGTAAAGCAGGAGGAGGTTACTGTACTTATATAAGCGATTATCAGGCTCCTTATATCTTTTCAAATTTTAACGGCACCTCCGGCGATATCGATGTTCTGACCCATGAAGCCGGGCATGCCTTTCAGGTCTATTGCAGCAAAAACTATCCAATCCCAGAGTACCATTGGCCGACCTATGAGGCTTGCGAAATTCACTCCATGAGTATGGAATTTTTTACTTGGCCTTGGATGAATTTATTCTTTCAATATGACACTGAAAAATACAAGTTCAATCATTTAAGTGAAGCTCTTTTGTTCATTCCATACGGAGTTTGCGTGGATGAATTCCAGCACTATGTCTACGCACATCCGGAAGCTTCACCTCAAGACAGAAAAACAGCCTGGCGAGAACTTGAAAAAATATACTTGCCTCATCGAAACTACGAAGACAATGACTATTTGGAACTGGGCAGCTATTGGCACCAGCAGGGGCATATCTTCGGAGATCCCTTTTATTATATCGATTACACATTAGCCCAGATATGTGCCTTTCAGTTTTGGAAAAAGTCTCGAGATAACCGGGAATCTGCTTGGGCAGAGTACCTGAGACTGTGCCGGGCCGGAGGAAGCCAATCTTTTTTGGAACTGGTTAAGTTGGCGAACTTAGATTCTCCCTTCCGAGACGGGTGCATCTCTTCAGTGGTGAAGACCGTTGCAGGATGGCTGGATGAGGTAGACGATACAAAACTTTGATTTTGATATTGAATAAAGTTATTAGAGTGGCATCAATCCCAGCAACATTTTGTTGCTGGGATTGATGCCTTTTTTGTATAAAATCACCTTCGCTTAAGACTACATTTGCAATTTGTAAGAATATAATTTATTAAGTTAAAATTGCCATGATTTTAGAAGGAGGAATAAAAATGTTAAGAATCAATGAGTACAGTGAAGAGCAGTTAAGTGTACTTAGGGAGAGAGATCGTCGAGAATACATTTTTAAAATCCTAGGAATCATCAGCGCAATAATTATGGCTCTGTTTTTATAATTGCTAAGTTATTTTAGTGGTGCTCTTAGTAAAAAGTAAAAAAAGCACGTTGATTGTCCAGTTCAACGTGCTTTGAATATATCCACCTGTTGTACTTAAACCCTTAGCAAAGGGTAAGAATAACAGGCAGGTTCAGGAAATGCCCTTATAAACAGCCGGAGGATTACTGTTTAAAAAAGGCGCTTCCAACATTTAGCCCACCTTCTAGAAAAGCAACTTGAGTAATCCCTTTGGCTTGAAGCATGCAGGCTGCTTCATAGCCACGAATACCTAATCCGCAGACGGTTACGATTAAACAATCTCGGGGAATTTCTTTCCAACGTTCTCGAAGTTCGCCTAAGCCAATAACCATTGTTCCTGGAACGGCTAAGGGATTTGCCGCTACTTCATCTGGTTCCCGAATGTCGAGAATGCAAAGCTTTTCTCCAGCATTTAAGCGTTTGGTAACATCTTCAGCAGTGATGCCGATGGCAATTCCCCGCCGGATATTTTCTAAGGTTGTAGCAGCATGAATCAGCACATCAATAGCTGTTGCAAAGGGTGGGGCATAAGCTAAATCCAGATCAATAAGGTCTTTCACCTTAGCGCCAAATTTCAGGGCTGTTACCAGTACGTCTAGCCTCTTGGCACTTTCGCCGATACCACAGACTTGAGCTCCTAACAGTCGTCCGTTTTCATGTTCGGCAATTAATTTAATAGTGATTAAACCGTGCATAGGGTAATAGTGAGTAGCATCGAGACCGCTGCTGACACTTGTTACCACATTGTAGCCCCTTTTTCGAGCCTCTTCTTCACTAAGGCCGGTACGTCCGATATTGAAATCAAAGGCTTGAAGTATGGAGGTACCTTCAACAGGAGCAAAGCGGGAAGGTAGTCCGGCAATATGGTCTGCAATCACGCGTCCTTGCTTGTTGGCTGTTGAAGCCAAAGGAATATAGACGGGCTCTTCAGTGATGAGATGCCGCTGTTCAGTGCAGTCACCGCCGGCATAGATAGCCGGATCACTGGTTAGTTGATGCTCATCAACCTTAATGGCTCCAGTGTTGCCTATGGTAAGTCCGGCTTCTTGGGCAAGGCTGATTTCAGGACGTACTCCCGTTGCAATAATCACCGCTTCCGTATTAATGGTCCCCTGTTCCGTAACCACTCGGCAGACATTGCCTTCAGCATCTCCCTCAAAGCCCTTAACTTTGCAGGATAGCAGGAGTTCCACATCATGTCCCTTCATTTTTTGCTCTACCAGCTTTGACATATCTGAATCAAGGAGTTTTGGTAACACACGGGAATCTGCCTCACATACCGTCACCTTTAAGCGAGGGCTGGCCAGCGCATCGGCTGTTTCAATTCCAATCAAGCCCGATCCAATGATAGTAACATGCTTTATCTTTTTTAGTTTGATTAATTCTTTCACTTTCTGGGCATCCTGAGGATGATGGAAGGTAAAGATTTGACCCAAATCCACTCCTGGAATGGGTGGAATACTCGGCTTAGCGCCGGTGGCCAATATCAGATAATCATAAGGCAGGGCTTCCTCGGTATTGGCCACCAAATCCCGCACCAAAACAGTTTTATTCCCTCTGTCAATTTTGAGAGCTTCTGTTTGAGTACGAACGTTGATGTTTTTTTGTTTGCGGAAGAATTCGCTATCTCTCAAGACACCATAAGAAGTCATCATCAAGTCGTCTAACTTAGGCACCAGGTTACCGACATAAAGGGGCAGACCGCATCCTCCGTAAGAAATCAAGCTTCCTCTTTCGATGATCGTTATTACCGCTTCCGGAGATATCCGTCTTAACCGTGCAGCTACTTTGGGTCCAATGGCTACTCCTCCTACAATGATTACGTTCATTATTTTCGCTCCTCAACGTATAAATTAAAAAATTATCAAGACAATTCTAAAAACTCCAGGAAAGGCTTTTTCATGCTGATTAAGGCATTGACCATCAGCTCCACTAATCCGCCATATTGGACATTAAATTTCTCTGTGACTTCGTAAAATTCCAGAATGTCCCGAATAGCTCCTTTGCAGTTGGAACAAGGAGCACAAACGTACTTAGGCAGGCTTGTATTCTCCATGCAGTCCTGAAAAGCCCCCAGAATTTGATTAAACTTCATGCGGGAACTGACTTTGTTTCTCCACTCAGAAAAATTCATGGAATTGGTAATAGCGAATCCGCCCCCGCCTCCACAGCAGTAATTGTTTACTCCGTGAGGAGTCATCTCCCTGAATTGAGGACAGATGGCTTTCAAGACGTTTCGCTGAGGTTCGACAATACCCATTCCACGTACATAATTGCATGGATCATGAAGAGTCACTGGGAAATTATTTTTGCTGGGATCCAGGTTCAATTGTTTTTTGTCAACCATATCCCAAAGGAGAGGTAAGCAGCTTTCAACGGGGACTTTGGCATCTCCGTACAGCATACGGTCTCCTACTACAGCCGAAGCTTTGTGAGCATGGCCGCATTCAGCGATCACTATGCGGTTAACGCCCAGGTCTTTGGCAACTTTCATTTGGAGAGTGGCCAGCTTTCTTGCTTGAAAATCATCATACCAAATGCCGTAATTCACATTGTCATATCCAGCAATTTCACTGCTGAGTGTCCAGTTTAAACCCGCTTCCTCAAAAAGAATGGCAAAAGCAATGGGGTTCTCCGGCCACGCCATATATTCTCCGGCATTATGTAAAAGTAAGATGTCTGCTCCTTTTTTATCAATGGGAAACTTGATCTTTAGACCAAATTTTTCTTCCAAATCTTCTTCTAAAAATTCAATGGTATCTAAGAAAGCAGGCTTAGTAATTCCCGTAGATGAGCCTGTTTTAAGCTGAAGCATGGTACCTTTAGTATGCAGAGGAAGAGGGGCAATTCCTAATTCCTGGCTGAAGACTTTACGGATTTCTTTGGTAAGAATCGCGTTATCTAAGCCAAGAGGGCAGGTTTGTGCGCAACGACGGCAAAGATTGCAGCGATAAGCTAATTCACCGAGACGAGCAATGGTTTCCCAATTGACATCGATATCTGCCCCAACAAAACTGCCAAGCAGCTTACCGCCTGTTGTAAAGTATTTTTTAACAATCTTTCTGAGAACTTCAGAACGAAAAATAGGTCGGTATAATTCATTTTTCCCAGATGCTTCATATACATGACAGGCAGCTGAGCATGTGTCACATTTAGCACAATATTCGAAGGACAATAAAAAGGGTTGGAGTGCTCCATTATTGGC
This Desulfosporosinus orientis DSM 765 DNA region includes the following protein-coding sequences:
- a CDS encoding (Fe-S)-binding protein encodes the protein MINQKDLRPKDIGKPDEQLIKLNSTDLMPLLPPYDKPGMEPSFHDPKPAWKEKFCTSLDGYVSIDTLTRPKTKEEEDEFVQNFLKGLEKIFTDANNGALQPFLLSFEYCAKCDTCSAACHVYEASGKNELYRPIFRSEVLRKIVKKYFTTGGKLLGSFVGADIDVNWETIARLGELAYRCNLCRRCAQTCPLGLDNAILTKEIRKVFSQELGIAPLPLHTKGTMLQLKTGSSTGITKPAFLDTIEFLEEDLEEKFGLKIKFPIDKKGADILLLHNAGEYMAWPENPIAFAILFEEAGLNWTLSSEIAGYDNVNYGIWYDDFQARKLATLQMKVAKDLGVNRIVIAECGHAHKASAVVGDRMLYGDAKVPVESCLPLLWDMVDKKQLNLDPSKNNFPVTLHDPCNYVRGMGIVEPQRNVLKAICPQFREMTPHGVNNYCCGGGGGFAITNSMNFSEWRNKVSSRMKFNQILGAFQDCMENTSLPKYVCAPCSNCKGAIRDILEFYEVTEKFNVQYGGLVELMVNALISMKKPFLEFLELS